Proteins encoded within one genomic window of Brassica rapa cultivar Chiifu-401-42 chromosome A09, CAAS_Brap_v3.01, whole genome shotgun sequence:
- the LOC117127907 gene encoding uncharacterized protein LOC117127907, with the protein MSEEGDTTFQIYYRGKFETNEGGMITYVGGERHVLQTQAQALFTGLTNDFPISLYGQRIWFKLPYETMKDLKILSNGSDTFRLMCEASYWTKYIEVFMEHENVHEEVVNEEVEEGGQSNGETEEVQYEDGENEFEEESRVEAVIAQVSDDEDNENYRDTPPCSDDEEQQHRRPYDGWRRGSGELHIRQVFDSIPDFKDAVFEYALKGGWNIQFTRWGGVKSEARCGVEVDEGEIPCSWRIYLSYEESVSQWMVKTFQDVHSCFKDGHCKILSESRIAKMFLNEVREDPEMKPKTLQEQIQLRYDLNPSHDQCRKAKKKALDFIQDEHDEQFRRIKDYEIEIQK; encoded by the exons ATGAG TGAAGAAGGAGATACAacgtttcaaatatattatcgTGGGAAGTTCGAGACTAATGAAGGTGGAATGATCACATATGTTGGTGGGGAACGTCATGTGCTTCAAACCCAGGCTCAAGCTTTGTTTACAGGGTTGACTAATGATTTCCCTATATCTTTGTATGGTCAAAGAATCTGGTTCAAACTACCATACGAGACTATGAAGGATCTGAAAATTTTGAGTAATGGTAGTGACACATTTCGATTGATGTGTGAAGCTTCATATTGGACAAAGTATATAGAAGTTTTTATGGAGCATGAAAACGTCCATGAAGAAGTAGTGAATGAAGAGGTTGAAGAGGGAGGCCAAAGTAATGGCGAGACAGAAGAGGTGCAATATGAAGATGGAGAGAATGAATTTGAAGAAGAATCTCGGGTTGAAGCTGTTATAGCTCAGGTTTCTGATGATGAAGATAATGAAAATTACAGAGACACTCCTCCTTGTTCTGACGATGAGGAACAACAACATCGAAGGCCTTATGACGGATGGAGGAGAGGCAGTGGAGAGCTACACATAAGGCAAGTTTTTGATAGTATACCAGACTTCAAAGATGCTGTGTTTGAGTATGCATTAAAGGGTGGGTGGAATATCCAATTCACTAGATGGGGAGGTGTAAAATCAGAGGCAAGATGTGGAGTAGAAGTCGATGAAGGAGAAATTCCATGCTCTTGGAGGATATATTTGTCGTATGAAGAATCTGTTTCACAATGGATGGTGAAGACATTCCAAGATGTCCATAGTTGTTTCAAAGATGGTCACTGCAAGATATTGTCGGAGTCACGCATTGCGAAGATGTTTTTAAATGAAGTGAGGGAGGATCCGGAAATGAAGCCTAAAACACTCCAAGAACAGATTCAATTACGATATGACTTGAATCCATCTCATGACCAATGTCGCAAGGCGAAGAAGAAAGCTTTGGATTTCATTCAAGATGAGCATGATGAACAATTTCGTAGGATTAAAGACTATGAAATAGAAATTCAAAAGTAA
- the LOC103838530 gene encoding uncharacterized protein LOC103838530 — translation MDRTNPGSVTDLRTVIGPGELEVFDRFYVCYAVLRDIWLATCRPIFGIDGCFLKTTAKGQLLAAVGRDANNQIYPLAWAVVHKENTETWVWFLQKLKTDLKLGNGDGFTLVSDRQKGLLIAVDEELPNVEHRMCARHIYGNLRKFYPNKPQMKKLFWSVVESHNEADYKASMKELEEYDKDVYEAFMARNPETCCRAFFTTTCCCEDALNNNSESYNKTLEKARAMPLVEMLETMRRLAMKRINLRKNKLTKHKGKFSLKVSKMIESETRHRKYCKSLPGPTGEFEVSENSMQYAVDMRARTCSCRRWDLTGIPCRHALRVVLDQKKTYKTDNLVSHWYLTSKWQQQYSDSIKPVKGIKFWKPSGESTIQAPPREKSKGRKKKAQQRIKGVNESPTKGKKVTQHARIMHCSRCGFPEHNCTKCPNVGVACKPRPPKKQKTTRPQEEIALDVCEGPTQTQPSHT, via the exons ATGGACAGGACAAATCCCGGATCAGTTACAGACCTTCGAACCGTTATTGGGCCTGGTGAACTTGAAGTTTTTGATCGCTTCTACGTTTGTTATGCTGTTCTGCGAGACATATGGCTAGCCACTTGTAGACCAATCTTTGGGATAGACGGGTGCTTCCTCAAAACAACGGCTAAGGGCCAACTTCTAGCTGCAGTGGGAAGAGATGCAAACAATCAGATTTACCCTCTTGCTTGGGCTGTGGTGCATAAAGAGAATACAGAGACATGGGTATGGTTCTTGCAAAAGCTGAAGACTGATTTAAAACTTGGAAATGGTGATGGGTTTACCCTTGTTTCAGATAGACAAAAG GGATTACTTATAGCTGTGGATGAGGAGTTACCAAACGTCGAGCACAGGATGTGTGCAAGGCATATCTATGGGAATCTAAGGAAGTTTTACCCGAACAAGCCTCAGATGAAAAAATTGTTTTGGAGTGTGGTGGAAAGCCACAATGAGGCCGACTATAAAGCAAGTATGAAGGAGTTAGAGGAGTATGACAAGGATGTCTATGAAGCGTTCATGGCCAGGAACCCAGAAACTTGTTGTAGGGCTTTTTTTACAACGACATGTTGTTGTGAAGATGCTCTTAACAACAACTCTGAGTCATACAATAAGACGCTTGAGAAAGCACGAGCGATGCCTTTGGTTGAGATGCTTGAGACAATGAGACGACTTGCAATGAAGCGCATTAATCTAAGGAAGAACAAGCTCACAAAACACAAGGGAAAGTTCAGTTTGAAGGTTAGTAAAATGATAGAATCTGAGACAAGACATAGGAAGTACTGTAAATCGCTTCCTGGACCTACTGGTGAGTTTGAAGTTTCTGAGAATTCTATGCAATATGCGGTTGATATGAGGGCGAGGACATGTAGCTGTAGGAGGTGGGATTTAACAGGGATTCCATGTAGACATGCTCTTCGTGTCGTTTTGGATCAGAAGAAGACATATAAGACTGACAATTTGGTTTCTCATTGGTATTTGACTTCTAAGTGGCAGCAACAATACTCAGACTCGATCAAACCGGTTAAGGGAATCAAGTTTTGGAAACCGTCTGGTGAATCAACAATACAAGCTCCACCGAGAGAAAAATCCAAAGGGCGTAAGAAGAAGGCTCAACAAAGAATCAAAGGAGTTAATGAGTCTCCTACTAAGGGGAAAAAGGTAACTCAACACGCTCGTATTATGCATTGTTCTCGTTGTGGGTTTCCTGAGCATAACTGCACTAAATGCCCTAATGTTGGAGTTGCGTGTAAGCCTCGACCACCTAAGAAGCAAAAAACCACGAGACCACAGGAGGAGATTGCATTAGATGTCTGTGAAGGTCCTACTCAAACGCAGCCAAGTCACACTTGA